The Calderihabitans maritimus genome contains the following window.
CTCCGCAGCCAATACAGAGGTGCCGTTACCTGCTGACCAAGAGGGGTTGTCTATATACTGGATTTTTACCCCCAGTCTGCTTCCGTCGCCCAAGTAATCCTTGATCTCCTGTCCCCGAAAACCGATCACTAAAACTACTTCCCTGATTCCTGCTTCCCGGAGGGTTAACAAAACCCGTTCTATCAGCGATAACCCCAGGAGAGGGTAAAGGGGCTTAACCCCATGATACCCACTTACCCGCAATCGACTTCCCTCTCCCGCGGCAATTACTAACGCTTTCATGCGGTTTTCGCCTCGGACCGGGATTCACCGCGAATAAACTCTTCCACCATTTTCCTTGCCTCGGAATCAGTATATTGTATTGGCGGTGACTTCATGGTATATGCAGAGATAGCGTACAACGGACCTTTTACTCCCCGGTCCAGGGCCAGCTTCATGCAGCGAATGGCATCAATAATTACCCCTCCGCTGTTGGGAGAATCTTCAACCGAAAGTCTTAACTCCAGTTCTATGGGTACCCGTCCAAAGCCTAACCCTTCCATCCGGATAAAGCAAATCTTGTTATCATTCAACCAGGGAACATAATCGCTGGGCCCTATATGAATATTCTCATCGACCAACCCTTCTTTCATTTCGGATTGGACCGCCTGGGTTTTTGACTTTTTCTTAGATTTCAGGCGACTCCGGTTGAGCATATTGAGAAAGTCCGTATTGCCCCCAAAATTCAGTTGATATGTCTTGGTAATTTTTACTCCCCGGTCTTCAAACAACTTGGTCAGTACCCGGTGAGTAATGGTCGCTCCCACCTGGGATTTTACGTCGTCACCGATAATGGGGAGCCCTTTTTCCTCAAACCGTCGGGCCCAGGTAGGATCAGAGGCAATAAACACAGGCATGGCGTTAATAAAACCGACACCAGCTTCCAGACAGGCCTTAGCATAGGCTCTAGCTGCATTTTCCGAACCGACCGGGAGGTAATTGACAAGTATTTCAGCCCCCGATTCTTTCAAAACTTTAGCCACATCTACCGGTTCCTGATCGGCCAGGACAAAAGACTTGTCTTCCGGATATTCTTTCATGTGTTCGGAATATCCATCCATTACAGGTCCCATTTGAACGGTTACAGGGTAATCAGGCAGATCGGAATAGAATATCTTCGTACAGTTCGGCCGGGCAAAAATAGCTTCCCTTAGCGGTTTGCCTACTTTCCGGGCATCAATATCAAATGCTGCCACTACTTCAATATCGCCCGGCTTATATCCCCCGAGATCATAGTGCATCAGCCCTATTGGTTCTTTAGCCATCTCCTCAGATTTGTACAGCTCAATACCCTGAAGTAACGCACTTGCACAGTTTCCCACTCCGGCAATGGCAATTTTTATTGGCTTACTGCTCATGTTCCCAACCTCCTTTGTATAATTTTTATTTGCCTTCGGTTTGCAGGCACGTTACTTGTAAGGTATCTTACTGTTACCAATAGGACGTCATCGCTACAAGTCTACATCCCCCCTTTCGCATATTCAATCGTTCCTACGCTCAAAGGAGAAGAACATTCTAAACCCAGTTTTTCAGCCAACTTCCGGCCTTCTTGAAGTCCTACGGCTAGTTCAGTAAGACGATGGGCATCAGAACCCAAAACGCACCTTCTCCCTCCCATCTCCCGATAGCAGGCAAGAATGGCTTTACCGGGAAAAGGCTCGGTAAATCCCCTTCTTATACCGGAAGTGTTGATCTCCAAAGCAGCGCCTCGTTGAATTATTTTCTGAAGTACCCTCCGTAGACCGGCGTCCATCAATATCTGAGAGAAATATGGTATATGCGGCCAGTATTTTTTCCACCCTCGTTTAATCCAGTCCAAATGAGCCATAACATCTAAAAAGGGGAACTCTGCCGCCCGCTCCAGAGTATCTATTAATTGCCTGACGGCCAAAGCAGGGGATCTGGTTGTGTAGAAATCCTCTTTCATCAAAGACAGACCGTCCACGTAATGAACGGATACCAGTATGAAGTCAAAAGGATGATCTCTTAAAAAGCGGCAAATTTCTTTCTCCTTGACCGCGTGGTAGTCAATTTCAACTCCTTTTAAGATACGAAGTCTCCCTTTGAATTGTTTTCGGAAACTTTCTAAGGTTTGGACGTAACGGGAATAGGATTTGCTCAGGAGGCCAAAGTTGGGATCAGCAGGGAAAAAACTGAGATGGTCCGTAACACCGATTTCCTTAAGTCCTAAACGTACGGCTCGGAGGCATATGGCGTGAAGGTCTTCTTCGCAGTCGGCCGAAAAAGAAGTATGTACATGATAATCACTAAGAAAGGCGGCTTCACAGCCGCCCGGATCAATCCTAATTTCTTTATTTTTCATTTAATCCCCCCAACCAATAAATTTATCTTCCGATAAATTTGAGCGGCTGGTGAGATTAACTAGTTTATCACTTCCTATGGTTCTTTGGGAATTAATC
Protein-coding sequences here:
- a CDS encoding histidinol-phosphatase HisJ family protein; amino-acid sequence: MKNKEIRIDPGGCEAAFLSDYHVHTSFSADCEEDLHAICLRAVRLGLKEIGVTDHLSFFPADPNFGLLSKSYSRYVQTLESFRKQFKGRLRILKGVEIDYHAVKEKEICRFLRDHPFDFILVSVHYVDGLSLMKEDFYTTRSPALAVRQLIDTLERAAEFPFLDVMAHLDWIKRGWKKYWPHIPYFSQILMDAGLRRVLQKIIQRGAALEINTSGIRRGFTEPFPGKAILACYREMGGRRCVLGSDAHRLTELAVGLQEGRKLAEKLGLECSSPLSVGTIEYAKGGM
- a CDS encoding inositol-3-phosphate synthase; this translates as MSSKPIKIAIAGVGNCASALLQGIELYKSEEMAKEPIGLMHYDLGGYKPGDIEVVAAFDIDARKVGKPLREAIFARPNCTKIFYSDLPDYPVTVQMGPVMDGYSEHMKEYPEDKSFVLADQEPVDVAKVLKESGAEILVNYLPVGSENAARAYAKACLEAGVGFINAMPVFIASDPTWARRFEEKGLPIIGDDVKSQVGATITHRVLTKLFEDRGVKITKTYQLNFGGNTDFLNMLNRSRLKSKKKSKTQAVQSEMKEGLVDENIHIGPSDYVPWLNDNKICFIRMEGLGFGRVPIELELRLSVEDSPNSGGVIIDAIRCMKLALDRGVKGPLYAISAYTMKSPPIQYTDSEARKMVEEFIRGESRSEAKTA